Proteins from one Xenopus tropicalis strain Nigerian chromosome 1, UCB_Xtro_10.0, whole genome shotgun sequence genomic window:
- the slc5a1.1 gene encoding sodium/glucose cotransporter 1, with translation MDTTVGPATPAPEKDKIPINNPADISVIVVYFVVVLAVGIWAMVRTSRGTVGGFFLAGRSMVWWPIGASLFASNIGSVHFVGLAGSAAAGGIAIGGFEWNALVTIVILGWIFVPIYVKAGVVTMPEYLRKRFGGDRIQIYLSVLSLLLYVFTKISADMFSGAVFIQQAMRINIYIAIVMLLVITALYTVTGGLAAVIYTDTLQTIIMLVGSFILMGFAFNKVGGYDQFMEKYMNAIPSVISYDNITVPEQCYTPRDDAFHLFRDPLTGDLPWPGLIFGLTILALWYFCTDQVIVQRCLSAKNISHVKAGCILCGYLKLLPMFLMVFPGMISRILYTDEVACVVPSLCKKFCDTEVGCTNIAYPKMVINLMPDGLRGLMLSVMLASLMSSLTSIFNSASTLFTMDIYTKIRKTASEKELMIAGRIFILFLIGVSIAWVPILQSAQGGLLFDYTQSVTSYLGPPIASVFILAIFVKRVNEQGAFWGLMIGLLIGLSRMIAEFAFGTGSCMEPSNCPKIICGVHYLYFAIILFTATSIIVLAISFMTKPIPDKHLYRLCWALRNSTEEREDLHANDWAAEEPEEEKKEEEGKKLSCWRKSYNWFCGFDDKKPPELNEEEKAALEQKMTDTSEKPLWRNVVNINGIILLAVAVFCHAFFA, from the exons GCAATGGTAAGGACAAGCCGTGGCACTGTGGGAGGTTTCTTCCTGGCAGGACGCAGCATGGTGTGGTGGCCG ATTGGGGCATCTCTGTTTGCCAGTAACATTGGCAGTGTACATTTTGTGGGTCTCGCTGGGTCGGCAGCTGCTGGTGGCATCGCTATTGGAGGTTTTGAATGGAAT GCTCTGGTTACTATAGTGATCCTTGGCTGGATCTTTGTGCCAATCTATGTGAAAGCTGGG GTGGTGACAATGCCAGAATATTTAAGGAAACGTTTTGGTGGGGACCGGATTCAGATTTATCTGTCTGTGCTCTCTCTTCTTCTTTATGTCTTCACCAAGATCTCT GCAGACATGTTCTCAGGGGCAGTCTTTATCCAGCAGGCCATGAGGATCAATATATACATAGCCATTGTCATGCTGCTTGTCATCACTGCCCTGTACACAGTCACAG GGGGGCTTGCGGCTGTCATTTACACAGACACCTTACAGACCATCATCATGTTAGTGGGATCCTTCATCCTTATGGGATTTG CATTTAATAAAGTTGGAGGATATGACCAGTTTATGGAGAAGTACATGAATGCTATCCCTTCTGTGATCTCTTATGATAACATAACCGTTCCTGAGCAATGTTATACCCCACGAGATGACGCATTTCACCTTTTCCGTGACCCACTCACTGGGGACTTGCCATGGCCAGGGCTCATCTTTGGTCTGACCATTCTTGCTCTGTGGTACTTCTGCACAGATCAG GTGATCGTTCAGCGATGTCTGTCAGCCAAGAACATTTCTCATGTAAAAGCTGGCTGTATTTTGTGTGGGTATCTCAAACTGCTGCCCATGTTCCTCATGGTATTTCCAGGAATGATCAGCCGTATCCTATATACAG ATGAAGTCGCTTGTGTTGTACCTTCTCTGTGTAAGAAATTCTGTGATACTGAGGTTGGATGCACAAATATTGCCTACCCGAAAATGGTAATAAACCTGATGCCGGATG gtCTCAGAGGTCTGATGCTCTCGGTGATGTTAGCATCTCTCATGAGTTCCCTCACTTCCATCTTCAATAGTGCTAGCACCCTCTTCACCATGGATATTTACACAAAGATCCGGAAGACAGCAAGCGAGAAGGAACTAATGATAGCTGGAAG GATTTTTATCCTCTTCCTCATTGGAGTGAGCATTGCATGGGTTCCGATACTGCAGTCTGCTCAGGGCGGTCTGCTGTTTGATTACACGCAGTCCGTTACAAGTTACCTGGGCCCACCTATTGCTTCTGTCTTTATCCTTGCTATCTTTGTCAAGAGAGTGAATGAGCAG GGAGCATTCTGGGGGTTAATGATTGGACTCCTCATTGGCCTTTCAAGGATGATTGCAGAATTTGCCTTTGGAACTGGAAGCTGCATGGAACCCAGCAACTGCCCCAAAATTATCTGCGGAGTTCACTATCTGTACTTTGCCATCATCCTGTTTACTGCAACCTCCATCATTGTCTTGGCAATATCATTCATGACCAAACCCATACCTGATAAGCAT CTCTATCGCTTGTGCTGGGCCTTAAGAAACAGCACTGAGGAGCGGGAGGATCTACATGCAAATGACTGGGCTGCTGAGGAACCAGAAGAGGAAAAGAAAGAGGAGGAAG GGAAAAAGCTGAGTTGCTGGAGGAAATCTTACAACTGGTTTTGTGGATTTGATGATAAGAAGCCCCCCGAACTGAATGAGGAAGAGAAGGCGGCCCTGGAGCAAAAGATGACGGACACTTCAGAGAAGCCCCTGTGGAGGAACGTGGTCAACATCAACGGCATCATCTTGCTGGCTGTGGCTGTGTTCTGCCATGCATTTTTTGCATAG